From Priestia aryabhattai, one genomic window encodes:
- the phoU gene encoding phosphate signaling complex protein PhoU — protein sequence MVVREKFHGDLKILREKLLEIGRLTHEALSKSIEALQTSNVELALEIIDGDAYVDDLEEEINDLAILLIAKQQPVAIDLRRIIVAIKIASDVERMADFAVNVAKSAIRIGNEELIKPLEHVKKMHDISIEMLSLSLKAYHEEDLVLAKKVAEMDDEVDELYGITIKELLSLAKEKQEAMNQITQLLFVARYLERMADHTTNVAESVFYLVKGKRYDLNE from the coding sequence GTGGTTGTACGCGAAAAGTTTCATGGTGATTTAAAGATATTACGTGAAAAATTATTAGAAATAGGGCGCTTAACGCATGAGGCGCTATCAAAATCAATTGAAGCATTGCAAACAAGCAACGTTGAGCTGGCGCTAGAAATTATCGACGGCGATGCATACGTTGATGATTTAGAAGAAGAAATTAATGACCTAGCTATCTTACTTATTGCAAAGCAACAGCCGGTGGCTATCGATTTAAGACGTATCATTGTGGCAATTAAAATTGCTTCGGATGTTGAGCGTATGGCGGACTTTGCGGTTAACGTAGCAAAATCGGCTATACGAATTGGAAATGAAGAATTAATTAAGCCGTTAGAACATGTGAAGAAAATGCACGATATTTCGATTGAAATGCTGAGTCTTTCGTTAAAAGCTTATCACGAGGAAGATCTTGTGTTAGCTAAAAAAGTAGCGGAAATGGACGATGAAGTGGATGAGCTTTACGGAATAACAATCAAAGAACTTTTAAGTCTTGCTAAGGAAAAGCAGGAGGCCATGAACCAAATTACACAGCTTTTATTTGTAGCCCGCTATTTAGAGCGTATGGCTGATCATACCACTAACGTAGCGGAAAGCGTATTTTACCTTGTGAAAGGCAAGCGCTACGATTTAAATGAATAG
- a CDS encoding DUF4912 domain-containing protein: protein MAANLIQNLNVCIATQLDSSRIYVHWSFSEHIREMVESMFSTRWEELNLAMCTYDITGLHFNGHESNRYYMKGLTPKQDFMFMNSLESERTYVIDIGIQDKEGSFFSLLRSNPVYLMKEKHEQVNVTSLGWMYEPVKVHQGVQNEFSTYSLYSNDLEQVKKQYE from the coding sequence GTGGCTGCTAATCTTATTCAAAACTTAAATGTGTGCATAGCTACTCAACTTGACTCATCTCGTATTTATGTTCACTGGTCGTTTTCAGAGCATATTCGAGAGATGGTAGAAAGTATGTTTTCGACACGGTGGGAAGAATTGAATCTAGCTATGTGTACGTATGATATAACAGGTCTTCATTTTAACGGCCATGAATCAAACCGCTATTATATGAAGGGCCTTACCCCTAAGCAAGACTTCATGTTTATGAATAGCTTGGAAAGTGAGCGCACGTATGTAATAGATATTGGCATTCAAGATAAAGAAGGAAGTTTTTTTTCCCTTCTTCGTTCGAATCCGGTTTATTTGATGAAAGAAAAACATGAACAAGTGAATGTAACTTCGTTAGGTTGGATGTACGAACCTGTAAAAGTTCACCAAGGTGTTCAAAATGAATTTAGCACATATTCCTTATATTCAAATGACTTGGAGCAGGTGAAGAAGCAATATGAATAG
- the pstB gene encoding phosphate ABC transporter ATP-binding protein PstB, whose amino-acid sequence MELTNKEKVNTPQTKEIVYKTKGLNLWYGNTHALKNIDLDIHANEVTAIIGPSGCGKSTYIKTLNRMVEMTPIVRTSGEIEYRGKNIFDKSYHVEELRTQVGMVFQKPNPFPKSIYDNIAYGPRIHGVRNKKKLDEIVEKSLRGAAIWDEVKDRLNQNANGLSGGQQQRICIARCLAIEPDVILMDEPTSALDPISTLKVEELVQELKKDFSIIIVTHNMQQAARISDKTAFFLNGEVVEYAETDEIFSMPSDKRTEDYITGRFG is encoded by the coding sequence ATGGAATTGACTAACAAAGAAAAAGTGAATACTCCGCAAACAAAAGAAATTGTATATAAAACAAAAGGTTTGAATTTATGGTATGGCAACACACATGCCTTAAAAAATATTGATTTAGACATTCATGCTAACGAAGTTACCGCGATCATCGGTCCATCAGGCTGCGGAAAATCAACATATATTAAAACGTTAAATCGTATGGTAGAAATGACCCCAATTGTCCGTACATCAGGTGAAATTGAGTATAGAGGGAAAAATATTTTTGATAAATCGTACCATGTAGAAGAGCTACGGACGCAAGTAGGAATGGTTTTCCAAAAGCCAAATCCGTTCCCGAAATCTATTTATGATAATATTGCGTACGGTCCAAGAATTCATGGCGTTCGCAACAAGAAAAAGCTAGATGAAATTGTTGAAAAAAGTTTACGAGGAGCAGCTATTTGGGACGAAGTTAAAGATCGTTTGAATCAAAATGCGAATGGTTTGTCAGGTGGACAACAGCAGCGTATCTGCATTGCGCGCTGCTTGGCTATTGAACCAGACGTTATTTTAATGGATGAGCCTACTTCTGCACTTGATCCAATTTCAACGTTAAAAGTAGAAGAGTTAGTACAAGAATTAAAGAAAGACTTTAGCATTATTATTGTTACACATAATATGCAGCAAGCGGCACGTATTTCAGATAAAACAGCATTTTTCTTAAATGGAGAAGTGGTAGAGTACGCAGAAACAGATGAAATCTTCTCAATGCCATCTGATAAACGCACAGAAGATTATATTACAGGTCGTTTCGGTTAA